In Phaseolus vulgaris cultivar G19833 chromosome 7, P. vulgaris v2.0, whole genome shotgun sequence, the genomic stretch TTATGAAATCTAACCTGTGTCAACTTTCAATATcttgttattattgttattataataataatttttattttaaggttTCTAGTTTCTACAAAGAATTGTTGTTTTTCTTCTCACCATTTTGtctaatttaaatatgttagaCATTCTACATAAACTAGAGATAtgactaaattataatatataaggatgcaaacctcactttACAAGTCagttttgtaaggttgagttaaacataaactcacttcttaatatggtagcAGAACCTTTCAGAACCTATCGAGTCAAGTTTATTGAGATTGTTGTGTCATCGGCTTTCAAATTCTTATTGAACCACTCATAAATATCTAAGTCCACATTCGAGATGTCATTCCttggcgtgagggggtgtgttggtgATTTACATCGACTAGAAATATGACCAAATCATAATATAAGTGGAGTgcaaatatcattttataaatcaatttgtgaggttgagttagatataaactcacttcttaataatctatatatttaattttcctGCATATATAAACTGTCAGTATTATCTCTGTTTTTCATGAACAAGATTAAGCTAATTAAAAAGAATTGAATCTAACAATATGGTTTTATCAAGTAAAATCTATCGAGATAATTTGATTGAAATTGGGTTGCATTGGTGTGCTGTTAGTCTTCTTGATTAATAATTGCTACCATACATGCATTCAActtttaaacaaatatatatatatatatatatatatatatatatatttgtttaaaaattgaATGCATGTATACATGAACTGTCTATTCAAGAGCAAATTTCTTTGATAGCTACCATAATTGAAAGGGATTTCTGTTCAGCAATTTTGTTAGTTTAGTCCAACCTTGTTGGCAACATGGAACGAATATTGGAGCTTGTTTTTGTATTCACAAGAACCTTTGTACGTGCAGGTTTTATGTAGCTGAAGTCCTTCTTGCTTTGGAGTACTTGCACATGCTTGGAGTGGTTTACCGTGATTTGAAGCCAGAAAACATTCTTGTTCGAGAAGACGGTCACATTATGCTTACAGATTTTGATCTGTCACTTAAATGTGATGTTAGCCCAACACTTCTGAAGTCATCTTCTGATGTGGATCCTGCTAAGAATTCTGGTCCTTGTGCACAATCTAATTGCATTGAGCCATTTTGTATTGAACCATCCTGTCAAGTTCCATGCTTCAGCCCTAGACTCCTACCTCCTGCCGCAAAAACAAGGAAATTAAAGACAGATCTCGCTGCCCAGCTCAGATCATTGCCACAGCTCGTGGCTGAACCCACTGATGCAAGATCAAATTCATTTGTTGGTACACATGAATATTTGGCGCCTGAGATAATCAAAGGAGAGGGACACGGAGCAGCAGTTGACTGGTGGACATTTGGTGTTTTTCTGTATGAGCTCTTATATGGCAGAACACCCTTTAAAGGCTGTAATAATGAAGAAACATTAGCCAACGTGGTGTTGCAAGGTCTCAGATTCCCTGATACCCCATTTGTTAGTTTCCAAGCGAGGGATCTCATTAGAGGGTTGTTGGTTAAAGAGCCTGAAAACCGTTTGGGTACAGAGAAAGGGGCTGCTGAGATAAAACAGCACCCCTTCTTTGAAGGCCTTAATTGGGCCTTAATTCGTTGTGCTATCCCACCAGAACTTCCAGACTTATGTGAATTTGGAGTTTCAGAGATGACTCCACAGTCACAGTGCAAGGGTGTTCAGTTTGTAGAGTGTAATGGAGCAGGAGAGCAAGTGGAATTTGAGTTGTTTTAGACAGACTCTTCTTTGGCAAGAGTGGCATTCTTGTTATGGATTCCCTTGTTTTGGCTCTATGCTTTTCACGTGTCGAGCTGCAATAATTATGTAAGCCTCTGTTGTATAGTAGTTTTGATTATATCAGGGTAAAGTGTGTCTTTTGAGGTATAGGAAGTTCACCTTATACAGCAACTTGATACTCGCATTCTGAAGGTATAAATTCCTCAGAACAAAAACATGTCATACTCGTCCAGTTACCATGCTGGAGGGGGAGTGGATTAAAGAATTTTGTTACCTGTAAGCGTATGTCCAAGCAAGATCCTTCTGTAGCAACAACAAATAAGACTAAATCCTAGAAGTAGTTTTATAGACTATTTAAAGTATTGCGTGGACTCGAAAAAGGTCAGTGCAGAATGTGTTAAACATGCACTTGAAAGATAATTTTGGCACTAAATTAGTCATGAAATTACTTTGTAATCAAATCAGTTGGAGGATGAAGTCAACAAAGTATGAAATTGTATATTTTAGAAGTTTGCGGACTCTAGTGCACAAACTTTTCTCTAGATATTGGGATAATATAATATACAGCCTTTAAGTCAGAGGCTGTTCCTTATAAAGGCTGTGCATGTGGGACAGATTGGCTATCCATTCTACCGTGAATTGCCGGGAGGGATTTCTCATGATTGATTCCTTTCTGTCTTCTGTTTTGTGTTGTTTCTGTCTGTCTTTCCATATCGGTGATGATTATATTGTGATAAAAGGTGATAATTAATTAACAGCTGagtgaaaattttaattacccCTGGTACCTTCTTGTTTAATACTTGATCATAACCGCTTGTTCGTGTTGCTTCCGACTTTATGCGTTGCATAGTTGAGATTGTGATTgtttaatttagtttaaaattatcgTTTGTTAAGAGTGTGTGTATTTTTGCAGTCACAAACTCGAAGAAGTTTGAGCCATTAAAACTGAATGATATATATAGTAAACATAGTTTTATTCATTCTTAATAACTTTAATCCTACATGCTTTGGACTATAGTTATGTATAAATTCACTACTTTATATAAGACTCATCTAAGAGTGTATTTTGACTTTAAGTATtatctatattttatatttttaactagAGTAGACAACCTACTAATGATCTAGTGTATAGATGGTCTAAATAAGTGTTTTTCAGTGTGAATGAACTTAATCACGTgaaagtttaaattatttatctgAATCGAAACGGAAACGAAATTTAAGTagaaaaataagataataaaatttatcatatataaaaaaaaaattgaaaataaatcatgtaTGAAAATACGAAAAAACAAAGTTTGCAATAAAACTAGAAATAAAATCAACTAATTCTCTAAAATTGAAAACTCGTCAGctgttaaaaatatttgaactaACATATATCTCCGCCTTAGAGCTTGACATAATTCATTCAAAGAATAGAGCATAATAAATATTCTtagttttctttatttattttttaattattttgttttgactCTATATTGAATTGATTCTAGTATAATTTTGCAATAAATTCAGAGGTTCTAtgtaattaaagttttgttcttTAATATCTTACTGTGTTAAATGTCTAATTAAACTTTTCGTTTAGTTTCCTGAACAATCTTTTCGGTACATGATAGGAGAGGTAAAAGAGTAAAATACTTATGAATAGAGACACACAAAGACGAAtaatatattgaataaattagttGACACATGTTTCACATAACACCAGAAAGaatgatatatttatttgatGAATGATTTATTACTGAAAAAGTTTGAGAGTCAAATTCTTTATTATCtactttattttatactaaACAAACTCAACCTCCTTCTACTTTATTGTTATTTCTAATTGTTTTGATTATTTTGAATACGATCTTGACTGGATTTATTATTGGATAGACCGGGAGACAACTTGAGATCTAACCACACTAATGCTATCATCTTTATGACATCATTTAGATAatttatgagatttttttttaatttgatggTTAAACTAGaactattaatatatattaaatataaaataaaagaaaaaaaaaattctggaCTCTTGGATGATAACCATCGGATTATGGAGTTTATTTGTAAATGGAGGGAATCCTAATCCTTGGTTAAGTGGTTtgttatcataaaaataaaaaatgtgtactTCATAATTAATTAAAGTACAAATTCGAATTgcaaattaaatcaattttattaaactTTAAATTAACCCGCCACTGTCTAGCGATATCCGATTCAAATGTAATGTATTTGTTTAACAAAATTGTGTAGAGAAACCATAAGAAGCACCTTATTtctcaagcttttcaaaaataGAATGCAACCAATCCATAAGAACCATAAAACAACCGTAGAATGTGTGATGTGTATTAAGAATCCGAATCCCCTCTAGTTTAAGACACGTACATCAATCAAACTCTTCAAAACCGAAGTGACCAAGTACAACACTTGGAACCAAACCGAAACCCAGAAAATCGTATCAATGTCAGAGCTCCCAAACCCAAAACCCAGGGTCGTAATCTGCGTAGGCGACATCCACGGCTTCGTAACGAAGCTGAAAAACCTATGGTCGAACCTCGAACGCAGCATCGACCGATCCGAATTCGAAACCGCCACCGTAATCTTCCTCGGCGACTACTGCGATCGCGGTCCCGACACCCGCCACGTCATCGATTTCCTCGTGGCGTTGCCCTCCCGTTACCCGCGGCAGAAGCACGTCTTCCTTTCCGGCAACCACGACCTGGCCTTCGCGGCCTTCCTCCACCTCCTGCCGCCGCCTCCGGACGGGTCGCCGTTCTCGGATGGGTGGAAGGAGTACGCGGCGAGCGAGGAACGTGAAGGGTGGTTCAATGGTGAGGGGTTCGAGAATATGTACCTGCAAGGTCGAAGGTGGAGTGGTAAGATAAAGGACAAGATTAACACTGTTAAGAAAACGGAGTATCAAGGATCGATTTACGACGCTGGGCCAACATTTGAATCCTATGGAGTTCCCCATGGTTCCGCTGGTTCGCCTCTCTTGTTCTTTGCTTTGCCTACCACCAACATTTACTTATAACTCACATTGAAACAATAAGATTTTAAGTTTTAATGACCACACACTATATACACTATGAACTTAAATCACACATAATTTCTATGATACtgtaaaactaatttatattttctcaaAGTTTTTCTTTAAAGTGATATTCAATTAAAGATTATCATACCCTTGCTCTGAGAATAACCAGCTCAAAAAACTGAAGTTTTGAATGTCTCGAGCTCTTTAAGTTTGTTAATTATAGTTTTAAAACTTGGAATTTAATTTAACTGCATATTAGATAACTTGTTATTCAATCATAAATAATCATGCATGGTAAGTCTACTTACTTCTAAAACTAAAGGTGTATGACAGATAGGATTTATTATCACAGTGTAAACATATATTTAGAATGATTTTGATTAATTTGGAAAGAGAGATTTTAATCGTACCTAAGATATTTCATAGCCATTGCCGTAGGGTGTTACCAAGATCCATTGACAAATTTTAAGGCCATGGTGTTTGGATTTTGTAAGGATGTGTTTAAGAATTGGGTTTTGTAGAAGGAAAGGAGGATATATTTTAATTCCTAATAATGCTTTTTGATTGGATAGATTtttaaaatgagaaaaataaagCGATAGATTGATATAAATTTGATGCCTTGAGCATTTATTTACTTTATACAAAAACTGAGAATAGTATGACAAATGTCCATAAAGGACAACAtatagaataatatatatacaagaaagaaagaaggtCATAATAGATGGTAATTAGAAGAGTAAATTGCTTGAGTTTTAGTTATGTGAAAAGGAGGTGGAAACCAAAAAGGACATAGGAGGAAATTGTCAAGCAAAATATGaggttaaataatatttatgaagCTTTAGTTTTTAACAATGTGGAATGGCGTCATGTGATCTGTATAGTTGATCTCCCCTAGTGGGATTGTTGTTGTATAGTTATTACATAACtctattaatttatataaaaaaagggTGGAGTCTGTACGACAATAATCACCAAGACTGGCTTTGACTTTCTTCATGTTGCTTCTTGAGCAAGTCTACTACATTTTCTATGTGTTTCAGTTTTTCCCTCTTCATGGAAATATCAACTTCTTTCTCCATCATAGCTTCTTTAATCCTTGTTTCTCATAGTAATTTTCTTTCACCATTTTTGGTTTCTTCTCCACACAACAAAGGGAGTAGTTCTTGATTACTACTAAACCTTCAAAAGTCGGTAGTTCAACTTTCTTTGCCCAAGAACATGGAAGAAAGTCATGTTCTTCCTCAAACGCACTGCTCTTCCCTTCTTCCATTGATTTCTCACCTATGTTAATTTTCCTCCTCAACAGATGATGGTTTCTTGTTTTTCATCTGCAATAGCAAATATTTGATATAAACCATATCAGTTTTTAATTCTGCTAGTTGCAGACCTTGTTCTGCAAGGTGCAGGCCTTTCTCAATGACAACTTTCTCCAATGGTCCAACCCACAGGCAGGTCGGATTAATTTGTAAAGAACCAAggattgaaaagaaaaagaaagatttgtgtTGAATAGGATGAAAAGAACAAGTGATAGAAGAGAATCTTTCCTCCAAGGTTCTCTCTTCACAAAGGATTTCACCTTTCTCAAAGAGCCAATTTCCAATTTACAACAACAAATCTGCATCTCTCTTCCCTATTTATATCTAACCCATCAATATTCTAACTTTTAATAAACTTCTTATATCCTAACACACAACTTGTGTTGCATTGGTTCCTACATGTGCATGACTATGTTCGAGTATCAATTTGCTAAAAAGTTGTAGATGATTTTTTATCAGGAATTGTCAGTATAGAAGgcataattttattcatatgGAAATCAATGTATTCATAGAACATGagtaaaacaaaaaaactattAGGTAATAAATTGACTAAAAGATAGTGTCAAAAAAATAGGATGAAAGCATTTGAGTTTTGTTTGCTGGACTGAAGGTCATTCATTTCATTGCATGCAGATTTGGTTAAGGCTGTTCCTGATGAGCATAAGAAATTTCTGGCTGATTTGGTTTGGGTCCATGAGGAGGTGGGGCTTACTTTGTTTGCTTCTTTGTGTTTGTGGTCATAGCATATGACAGATTTTTAAGTTATCTGGTTGCCACTTGATTCGGCAATCCTTGTTTCATTTGCTTAATGATTtgaattaaatgaaaaattgcTGAAAATTCTCTGGATCAAATTTTGCTAGGACGATGTCTTCATTAACACTGAAGATGGAGGTAAATGCTGCAAGTTGATTGCTGTTCATGCTGGTTTGGAGAAAGGAGACGTGAACGAGCAGTTAAAACTTTTGAAAGCTCGAAATACTCGGGTGCCTAAGGTGGAGGCTCTAAGTGGGAGACGGAGTGTGTGGGATATTCCAGAGGTGATAGCTTGCTGCATATTATAATACTACTGCCACTTCATATGGTTTTAAATAGGGAAACTTTATTTTTAAGGACTAAAAGGATACTTATGcctttactttttcttttgtagaatctttaaataaattagcttattttttcttttaggaGCTAACTGCAAGTCCAACCATCATTGTTAGTGGTCACCATGGGAAACTCCATACAGAAGGCTTAAGGCTGATCATTGATGAAGGTGGCGGATTTAAAGATAGACCAATGGCTGCAATTGTTCTTCCTTCACAGAAGGTTATTCGTGATACAGATGTATTAGCAAAATAGTTTCATACTTGTGATATTTTTGCTTGTATATGGCGTAGTCAAGTTGTTAAGCTTTAGATCTCATGAGCATTTAGAGATGAGACATTTTGTGTTGATCTGAAATTTAGGTGGTTTAACCTCTTGCTGTGATTGTCAATAAAACAAGGAATTATTCCTTTCCTCAATGCCGTGAATCTTAATCTTTCACCTTTTCTATGGCAAGTGCTGTGAATTATTTAAGTTTGGCATGTTAGTATCAACTTTATTATGCTAAATGAATAAGCTTTAGTTAGAATTGAGGgtcaattatataaataatcaaGCTCAAATTTATAGATTTGATAAAGCTCAGGCAGTAAATGTATATTAAGACATTTGGATTCCTTTTACAAGGTGTATTCCTGCTGCTCGTCATTGgacattttatattaaattcattttgcTGCTTAATGACATATATGACTTCATGGCTTAAGACAGACTATCTACTCCTCTTATACATCATGCATGGCATTACATAAAATGATTAGGCTCATTACCATTAAATTTGGTGATGAACGGTATTTTAATTTTCTGGGGAATGAATTTAGCCATCCGGTAAGCATGTGACTTTCTTCTTGTCATACTTTTATGCAGCAACAATGATTTGAGTTGTTAATGTTTAGGTTTTCATTCACTGTCCTTCTGTTCAGAGAGGGTTCATTTTCCTAGGGAAGCTCAATATCATCCTAATGGCATCATAATTCCTGGGAACAATAACAGTTTTGATAAATGCAGGCAAGATTTGACTTGGTGGTTTGTGGGTTACTTGATACTAGTTTATATTCCCTGTGTTTATGTTCTTGGTTCTGTCTGACTTCTTAAAAGAGTTATAAAACTTAATGAAGATATCAATTTAGTACAGCAATTAGTGTGTCCAATTTATTCACTTTAATAACAAGAAAAGTAGGCAAACATTTTTCTGTTCTCCGTGTTTTCCAGTATGGTTTTCTTGTTGATTGAATGGTATCATTTTTCAACTTTATATGTTCATAAAGATCCTTTATTCAATAATGATTCTTCTTTGTCTTTCTGAGCGAACTGATTAGATTGATGAGATTTCTCTGTTTGGGATTCTATCTCTGGATCGTATGGAAGCTAAATCTTTTTTATACAAGGGAACGAATACTTCTATAGGAGTTATTGAATTACAATATAGACCTCACGAGAGAATCCTCCTTCAAAGAATTTCCCCAGTTATGATCAGATCttcaacaattaaaaaaaatccaaaca encodes the following:
- the LOC137830279 gene encoding tyrosine-protein phosphatase RLPH2-like, which translates into the protein MSELPNPKPRVVICVGDIHGFVTKLKNLWSNLERSIDRSEFETATVIFLGDYCDRGPDTRHVIDFLVALPSRYPRQKHVFLSGNHDLAFAAFLHLLPPPPDGSPFSDGWKEYAASEEREGWFNGEGFENMYLQGRRWSGKIKDKINTVKKTEYQGSIYDAGPTFESYGVPHGSADLVKAVPDEHKKFLADLVWVHEEDDVFINTEDGGKCCKLIAVHAGLEKGDVNEQLKLLKARNTRVPKVEALSGRRSVWDIPEELTASPTIIVSGHHGKLHTEGLRLIIDEGGGFKDRPMAAIVLPSQKVIRDTDVLAK